DNA from Aquipuribacter hungaricus:
CGCCCGCCGCGGCCTGGTGTCGGGCGTCCTCACCGCGGGCGGCGCCACCGGCCAGCTCGTGTTCCTGCCCCTGGTGGCGTGGGCGGCGGAGGGCTGGGGCTGGCGGGCGGCCTCCCTCGGGACGACCGCGGCGGCCCTCGCCGTGGTCCCGCTGGTCCTGCTGCTCCTGCGCGACAGGCCCCGCGACGTCGGCGAGGTGCCCTACGGCGGCACGGCGGCGGACGACCCGGAGCCCCGGCGGGCGGGCGCGGCCGCGGCGGCGCTGCAGGGGCTGGCGGCCGCGGTGCGCTCGCGGCCGTTCTGGCTGCTCGCGGGCGGGTTCTTCATCTGCGGGATGTCGACCAACGGGCTCGTGCAGCCCCACTTCGTCCCGGCCGCGCACGACCACGGCATGCCGGTGACGACGGCGGCGGGCCTGCTCGCGGTGGTCGGCGTCTTCGACATCGTCGGGACGGTGCTGTCGGGCTGGCTCACCGACCGGGTCGACCCGCGCCTGCTCCTGCTCGCCTACTACTCGCTGCGCGGGATGTCGCTGTTCCTGCTGCCCCCGCTGTTCGGGCCGGAGGTCCGGCTGAGCATGGTGGCGTTCATCGTGTTCTACGGCCTGGACTGGGTGGCCACGGTGCCGCCCACGCTCGCGCTGGTCCGGGAGCACTTCGGGGCGCGGACCCCGGTGGTGTTCGGCTGGGTCTTCGCCTCCCACCAGCTCGGCTCGGCGACCGCCGCGTTCGGCGGCGGCGTCGTCCGCGACCTCACCGGCTCCTACGACCTGGCGTGGACCCTCGCGGGCGCGCTGTGCGTGCTGGCGGCCGGCCTGTCGGTAGCGGTCCGGCGGCCGGCGCTCACTCCGGCTCCGGCGCCAGCGACGACGCCGAGCGCCGCTGGAACGTGACGGCGTCCCGGCCGATGCCGGCCAGCGTCACCTCGTCGACGGCCACGAGCGAGCCGTCGGAGGGGTCGAGGTGGAGGATCGACATGGCCAGCGGCAGCGCGCCGTCGCCGCCGTCGAAGGTCCGCAGGCCCGCGCCGCCGGAGGAGCCGAGCGTGAGCTCGAGGGTGCCGTCGACACGGCGCTCCCGCCGCTCGTGGACGTGGCCGTCCAGGACCAGGGGCACCTGACCGAACAGCGGCTCCGCCATCGGCCGCTCGTGGACGAGGACGACGTGCGGCCTGCGGCCCTGCTGGTCCAGCGCGGTCGCCAGCCGGCGGCCGGCGGCGCGCAGCTCGAGCCGGCCGACCTCCGACGGCTCTGCCACCCGCTTGACGGGGGTGTACCGGGGGTCGCCGACACCGGCCCAGCGCACGCCCGCCACC
Protein-coding regions in this window:
- a CDS encoding MFS transporter, with translation MSIPDPRPPARPRRVHPAWGVAGVTFLALVGAAAFRAVPGVLVDPLRAEYGWSVTTISAAVAVNMALYGLTAPFAAALMERFGIRRVVVCALLLTALGSGLTVFMTAAWQLVLLWGVLVGLGTGSMALSLVATVTGRWFVARRGLVSGVLTAGGATGQLVFLPLVAWAAEGWGWRAASLGTTAAALAVVPLVLLLLRDRPRDVGEVPYGGTAADDPEPRRAGAAAAALQGLAAAVRSRPFWLLAGGFFICGMSTNGLVQPHFVPAAHDHGMPVTTAAGLLAVVGVFDIVGTVLSGWLTDRVDPRLLLLAYYSLRGMSLFLLPPLFGPEVRLSMVAFIVFYGLDWVATVPPTLALVREHFGARTPVVFGWVFASHQLGSATAAFGGGVVRDLTGSYDLAWTLAGALCVLAAGLSVAVRRPALTPAPAPATTPSAAGT